The Plectropomus leopardus isolate mb chromosome 14, YSFRI_Pleo_2.0, whole genome shotgun sequence DNA window catctcCACCACTCAAAAGGAACCACTTAATTCAGCACCAACATCTGGTGGCAGCTTTGGctgaaaaagtaaacaaacgaaaaacaaatgccaaatgAAAGTAGCAATCCAACACCAGCAGgtattaaatatttgtattaaaatgagCTTTCAAATCCCAAACccacctttgttttttttaaacagggttATACATATATAgagatattttgtttatgtggatatttctttaaaaaaaacaaacattttctgtcattttgataaataaaaatagaaaaccacAGAAGTATCTTGTCCGCCTCAGCGCCTGCCGTGTGAGTCCCGCCTCTCCTCCTGTCATAATTTCCCTAAGTGGAAGAGAACTTGGCAAATAATACCCACCACCCCCGCGTTGAGCACCGAGGAAATGGAGATGTCTAATAATCTGCTTTCGTACAGCACAAACTCTGTCTTGTTCTCCTCCACTTTCGCCATCGCCAACAGACCTTTAGCTGCTCTGCACATCATGTTTATGCTCGGCGGGTCCATGGGAGGGTGCCCCATGTGCAGCAAGCTGTGAGGGTTCTGCTGGTACTGTGCCATGCTAACACCGTCCTCCAAGAAGCCTACCAGATTGCCCACGCTGCTCTTCTGCATTGCGATGGCACGCGCAGCTGTGGGGTCTCCTTGTGCCAGGTGGGAGAGCACAGCCACCGCCATCTCCCTGTACACCTGCGTCTTCCTCTGACCCACGTAGCGGACCAGGACCGTGAAGAGTTTCTCCTGTCGGCTGAAAGGCGGAGTAGCCAGCAGGAGGTCGACGTTGCCGCCCTGAATGCTCAGCTTGCAGAGGCACTCCAGCACCAGTCGCTGGGGGGTGAGCTGGGAGTGGGATGCTGCTGATGGGAAGGGGTCCTGGGCTTCAGCTGAAGGACACACCATCCAGTGGAGAAGGCCATCCAAGAGGGGGAGGCAGATGGTGTCCGGATAGGTGGAGAGATCCAGCTGACCCGAGATGTTAGCCAGAGTAACCATGGCGTTTTCCCTGAGCAGACTCAGACACTCCCACCACCACTCCTCTTTGCTATTCGACAGcccctgctcctgctgctcgtCTCTCTGGTAGCTAGGGGGCGACCTGTTCCTCTCCGGGTGCTGGTGGTGCAGTAAAAGCAGCCTGCCCAGAAGGAGAACCAGAGCAGGGTGGCGCGACATGTCCGAGTCATTCCCGGGGATAAAGGACAAGCTCCGAACGATGTTTGAGACGCAGAGGCACCGCTTGGCCAGCGTGTCCTGCCAGGCAGAGGTTGTGGAGAGCGGAGCCTCGTCCAGGCAGCGAGGCTCGTCTTCCAGCAAGGTGATGTAGTCCTGCTCGCCATCCTGATGCACCCTGAAGGGATAGGATGGCAAGGAGCGTGCAGGGTGTGCGTACGAAAGGGCGTCAACCCGAGCACACAGAACATCATCGATAGTAGCAGTGATATGTTTCAGTGGGTGTTTCTTCCCATCGTCCACCTTGTTTTCCTTATCTTTTCTCGTCTTTACATCTGCCCTGACCGGTGGTTCACTCCGGGGTTCAAACTTTGTCTGAATGTGTGCGGTTGAATCGCCTCCACCTGCCTGCCAGTGCAGCAACCCGCTGGTGAATTCAGTGACGTAACCTAAGTGCTCTGTCATGTCTTCCATCAGGTCGTCTTTGTGGACAATCTTGATGGGGAGCTTATCGTATTTACTGGCTTGTTTCGGTTTAGGTTTGAGCTCTGCGACAGGCGGGTCATCACTCTCCTTTTTACTCTCTGTtcctttttcactcttttcttcttcttcttttccctctgtctccttGTCCTCTTCATCCTTATCCTCCTTCTTGATGCTCACCTCAGACTCCTCCTTCTCACCGTTCACCTCAGATGACTCCAGCTCCGCAGCAACTGGTAGAGCCTCCTCCGTGACGCCTCCTGCTTGATCTGCCTGCGTCTCTGTTGCCGGAGCTAACTCAGCTTCAGGCTGAGTGGTACAGTCTATTTCTTGATTGGGGGCGGCTTCTTCTTTGTGGTTAGCAGCAGGCTCCAAAAGACTTTTATGAGCCATGGTACCCACCTCAAACTCCTCCAGGATGCCGAAGATCTCAATCAGGTAACGGCGGAAGTACTCCACAATCAGCTCAAGGAATCCAGGCAGCTGGTCAGACAGAGATAACAACAATTCAAGCAAAGGAAATCtagctttttttcaaattgtcttGAATCATTTAGATTAGACTAACAAGTGATGAAATGGtgagtatagtatgttgtaatgtgaatgtttatttttatattgtcatCATGTATCTGTGTAGACCCCAGGAAAAATATCTGCAATGCATAAGCTAATGGAGATCTAAATAGACAAACAAATTGAGTTTTATGGATCTTTACTACAATAGAAAAGGTTAACCTGGAAGATCAGGTCTAAAGAGACACACTGTGTCATGCCGTCACAGCGTGCTCCAGCAGGCTAAATGAATCCGTTCTGTCAGTCAGAAGTGAGGTGTCGACATGAAATTGGTTTTACCTGGGAGAGGTTAAAGGAGCCCACGGTGCTGTCGTCGTACAGCAGGATGTTGATGGTGTCTAGAGCCCATGTGCTCTCTGCCAGCAGGCCAGACTTCAGAGACATCATCACGCGCCAGGCCTCAGGCGTTCCTGGGGTTAACACAGCAGGATTTTTGGAAccaggatgaaaaaaaatggtgatcAGACAACGGTCCAAATGATAAAAGAGGACACTGAACGGATTAGATCGTTGTAATTCCTTTCATAAAATTTACCTCATGTTGGGCTCACTGTACCTGGAAATTAGGTTTAGCCATGTGATGaaattgtgtctttattttaagaATCCACAAATTTTCAAGCTAAATGCACAACTAGAAGCGGCAAGTCAAATTTAAGGACCTCCAAGTGCTTTTACAAGcactcagttttattttcaaggatGAAATTGTTTCCTCCACAACCATCTGTCGCtagaaaattgtgcaaatttgtaCATGGAGCAAATACATGCCACCAGAGTCTAAAATCAATTTCTATTAATTAACTGCTGCTGATTTTCTGCTGAATTACAGCTCAAAACTCGTACTAATGGCTGACGTTGCTCCAGTGTGAGTGTTTTGCAGGCTAGGAAAAACATCCTGGTGCTGACCAGTTACTGGGGTTTGCCATCGATTGGCGCTAACACAGTTTAAAATGGttagtttaaaataattatctaatacattttataaaataattcatcATTCTGTTCTTCAAGTACTTCAAGCGCCTCAAGAACCTTGTATCAACCTCACAGCCTGAGTGAAAACAGTAATAATACCACTCCGTCTCACCAGTGTCCTTGGAGGTGAGCTTGCGTCGAGGCTTGAGAATCGGCATGCTGGCCTCCACTGATCCTGGGGGGTAGTTGAGGTCCCGCCGCAGGTTGGGAGGAAAGTGACCCAGGGGTCCACCTCCCTGTGAGCCCATCATGGCCATCCCAGGCTTTGGCATCTTCATGGGTGACATGAACGGTGCTTTGCTGGGCGACATCCTTGAGTCCATGGAGCGCTGGAAGGCCCCCGGGCTGGGCGCTCTGGGCAGGTGGTTGGCCATGGATTGGGAGTTGGAATAAGAAGACGGCTGGCGTGAAGACAGTGGAGCCATGCCGCCTGATGATGACATGTAGGGAGACTGACGGTGCCACTGCTCCTGCCCCGGCCGCCCGTCCATGTCATCTCTACCGATTGAGCCGTAAGGCGGCATTTGTGACGGCGGCCCCTGTCTGTTGGGGTAGGGGTAGCCGAGATCTGTCCTGGATGGCCACATGTTGGGGCCGTCGGTGGCATGGTTAGGAGTGGGTCCCCCGCCCATCATACTGTGCTGGCTCTGACCGGAGGGGGCCATGCGATCGCGGGGGTAAGGGTAGGGGAACTGTCCCTGGATGGGTCTGTGTTCAGGGCCCGAGTACCCACCACCGTAGTGGTTGTACATTTCCGGCTGCTGGTTGGCATACTGCATGGCGTACATGTCGCTCTCGTGTCTCTTGGGCGGGGGGCCATACATGCCGTCCATCGGTCGTTTGTAGCCCTGCTGATGCAAGAGTGTAGatagtaaaaacacacaaccatAGAGAATATATTCTCATCCTTCTACAGCTACAGTGGTGGTATACAATACAActgctactactattactaatactaataataatagtaacagcaacttttccatgttttttagaTACCAATGAACTGAAGTCAGAGCATCTTTAGCTTCTGCACTGTGACGTATTTCCAAATAAAATGGAATATCTGAGCAATGTACTGTTACAAGAGGGGTTTAAATTAAATCCTTTGCATTTGATTGGAGCGCTAAAGATTGGGAAGGCTTAGTGCAGAGCGAGTTTAGCGCAATGCAGAGCTataccagagaaaacaaaagttttgtcCACTGATATCCAAACACACTAGCTAGTTGTCTCATTTGATTGGATGAACTTTTGCTAACACCCCTTTAGTGCAGGATGAGTCACCAAATACTGGAAACAATTTTCTAGCAATAAAGACAGAGATGTTGATGTAAAAGTACTCTGATAGTGATTTTTGACATATAtattaagaaataaattaaaaaattaacacagagacacaggataaaaaaaactgagaaaatgtatttttctttgaatgATGACTTAAATCCCAGGCATGGAAAATTATTTACGGTTATAATTAAGCCCAATGCGCTACAATGTCTTTTTGGCAGAAATATGTTATACTGTGTATTATCAATACATGAAGTCACAGTGAACAATAAAATCCTCTGTTTACTACTTACAAATGAGCTATCTTACCTGTTGCTGCGGGTACATCCCAGATGGATGCATCCCATATGGCATGCTGGGATACTGCTGACTGTAGCCATCAtgtctgaaacagaaaacagtacGAAAGAGGAATATGTCACCCGCTGGTTAAATATGATTAGAATTTTTGgaaagataaaaatgataatgCTATGCCGCACACAGGTGCTGACCTCTGCTGTGACGGGTATCTACTGGGAGAGTACATGCTGCCCTCGCTGTTAGAAGGTCCCATGTTGTTCTGACTCCCAGGGGGACCCATGTTCCCCTCCATCCCCATGACATGGTCCGGCCTGAGGATCAAACAACAGGAAAGTCATCATCACTGACACAATTTCTACTGTAAACCTCTATTTAGAATGTATCTCCTGTGCTGCCCATAATAAGCAGATATattaaatagttttgttttaatttagttagtttaagtttagatttttttcaaacatgccaaataaaatgggagaataaaataaaattattggaaatattcagtaaacaacataagtatttcatgtccaaaaaggagaagaaggaagtgaatacttatcttatacttatacttatactttAAGTTCTACCAccttttttctccaattttatTTAACCCCCCCAATTCTAAACATGAATATTACCAGTTTCTGCCCCAATATTCACCACACACACCTTGATCAAATTAAACATGAATTaggacaaaacaagaaacaaatacacacattataaaacaaagacaagacttcaatacagaaaacaaagtcactTTATCAAAAGCAACCTACATATCTTGTATCGTCTTACTGTGCCTGTTCCCCTCTTTGTTCTACCATCTCTTATGCCTCCAattaattgcttttaaaaacatgttatatttgttaattgttcttttcgtttctttttttttgtaaatatgtgttATTGATTTTCAGTGTCTGTATGCCACAGAAAAGGGTACAAATCATGTATATTTGTCTCCATTTCAATCATTCGTCCCCCCGACCGTTCCTTCCCTGCCAGCCTGCTCACCCACCCACAGGACTACAGGTTACAAAATACATCCAGGTGAAGGAGGGAAAACAGCACAACTTCATCAAATAATTGTACAAATTGctcaaacaaaagcagaaagagaggggaaagtatatacgtatatatatataaaatatatttaaataaatagataaacaaaatgacaaagcaaaACGGCTTTCTACTGTAATGAAACGTTTACTGGTACCAATCTACTCTTTATCAAGGGGTTCTTGTAGCAAATGAAAACAATCCAAAAAGGGTATCCAAATCTTAATAGAGGTTGGAAAGGACCTTTtgaatgttttacattttttaaattccacacTACAGGGCTCATGTTAGggaaaattcaaagaaataaagagaTTTTACAGGTTCACCTTCCTCTGCTCTGACTTGTGTGCCTACCTCCTGTCGTAGCCAGGCCCGTATGGATATTGCGACCTCTGGCTCATGCTCAAGGCTGACGGGGGTCGACCATACATGTCCTGCATGCCCCCACCGGGCATCTGGCCTGGTATGTAGGGATCGGCTCCTGCCActgtaaagaaagaaagcaaataaggtAAAGGCATGATAAATTATCTAATATTATCATGAAcgaaatggaaaagaaaaaagattttattttaacaagcAACTTACTATGATTCCCTGCAACCATGCAACAGAGGCTTAACGTTTCTTTCATATGCATGAAACGTATTTTCTGTTGAGCACCAGGTGGCAGCATTTCTCTTTGAATATTCACCACTCTTGGTGATTAAACCTATTGTTCTGGGGCTGCAACTGTTGTTATGCAGCTAACATCCACCATATTATTCATTCAGACTCCATTCTCTCCAGCCTTCAGAGGAGCCGCCATCCTTTCTAAAACTACTGTTTGTTCTGAAAACTAAACCGCA harbors:
- the LOC121953429 gene encoding AT-rich interactive domain-containing protein 1B-like isoform X6 → MDFMAMKRSQLYSMTNNPYSTPQQPGGGPYPPSQPYTSPPPHRYPMSMQGRGQMGMGGMQYPQQQQVAPYGQQGMGSYSQQQQQQAGQQGTPPYFSPPQQTPPGPTQSPYLQPRPPPQQEAQPETYGTRAPATGNSGKANNEDSVSQDRPSSLPDLSGSIDDLPTGTEAGLGSAVSVGGSSSSSSSSQGEQGGAGNQGQSPFSPHASPHLPSQRSGPSPSPVGSPAGSSQSQQSRSGSGPISPASGPSANTTAPGSTMAPQSSGNGPEGAHPPITRSPMAQEKGFMSNMQRNQASSQFASPQSGPPMSPHPSPGGPLYPGMGPYSQSGPSGPYGSQGSQYGHQGNYHRPSNYGGPASTSYSGPGPGMTNSLGMNASSPMHGQGPGQPIPVGRSHGPGTQNRVYPPMAPSSPSMPQPAGPGMGPPSLGSSNRKAQEAAAAAMPGSANSTHNRRPPYARSPAQMQLPQPTSTHWPAHHPNSTRPPPSPPLRPHHLPILPPSHSQHHRQGSYQGPGISQASTMATTVPYSQPTGNSSSAMGNAQGPAYNMPPSGAMGMPGDGMMSPDGKPKTDAKDDSGPTSEPLKPKLQDGYSNNNSSSSSQQCVSQPATPGGALPVPSPLSPSPASLSSYHGDDSDSISSPPWPLKTPSSPKANPNTSSLSGERITRLFELGVEPERRGWVERYLTFMEERGTPVAQLPAVGKKPLDLWKLYIAVREIGGLAMVNKNKKWRELSSTLNVGTSSSSASSLKKQYIQYLFAYECKMERGEEPPADSSSSGSSVAGGDSRKQVKIQPPSPANSGGSLQGPQTPQSSGSSSTAEAAGDLKPPTPATTPLGQVTPLPPNRSSVSVQDPFSEVSDPAFQKRATSLPPSAPYQQGLSMPDMMMRMQYDTKDPFAGMRKMAGADPYIPGQMPGGGMQDMYGRPPSALSMSQRSQYPYGPGYDRRPDHVMGMEGNMGPPGSQNNMGPSNSEGSMYSPSRYPSQQRHDGYSQQYPSMPYGMHPSGMYPQQQQGYKRPMDGMYGPPPKRHESDMYAMQYANQQPEMYNHYGGGYSGPEHRPIQGQFPYPYPRDRMAPSGQSQHSMMGGGPTPNHATDGPNMWPSRTDLGYPYPNRQGPPSQMPPYGSIGRDDMDGRPGQEQWHRQSPYMSSSGGMAPLSSRQPSSYSNSQSMANHLPRAPSPGAFQRSMDSRMSPSKAPFMSPMKMPKPGMAMMGSQGGGPLGHFPPNLRRDLNYPPGSVEASMPILKPRRKLTSKDTGTPEAWRVMMSLKSGLLAESTWALDTINILLYDDSTVGSFNLSQLPGFLELIVEYFRRYLIEIFGILEEFEVGTMAHKSLLEPAANHKEEAAPNQEIDCTTQPEAELAPATETQADQAGGVTEEALPVAAELESSEVNGEKEESEVSIKKEDKDEEDKETEGKEEEEKSEKGTESKKESDDPPVAELKPKPKQASKYDKLPIKIVHKDDLMEDMTEHLGYVTEFTSGLLHWQAGGGDSTAHIQTKFEPRSEPPVRADVKTRKDKENKVDDGKKHPLKHITATIDDVLCARVDALSYAHPARSLPSYPFRVHQDGEQDYITLLEDEPRCLDEAPLSTTSAWQDTLAKRCLCVSNIVRSLSFIPGNDSDMSRHPALVLLLGRLLLLHHQHPERNRSPPSYQRDEQQEQGLSNSKEEWWWECLSLLRENAMVTLANISGQLDLSTYPDTICLPLLDGLLHWMVCPSAEAQDPFPSAASHSQLTPQRLVLECLCKLSIQGGNVDLLLATPPFSRQEKLFTVLVRYVGQRKTQVYREMAVAVLSHLAQGDPTAARAIAMQKSSVGNLVGFLEDGVSMAQYQQNPHSLLHMGHPPMDPPSINMMCRAAKGLLAMAKVEENKTEFVLYESRLLDISISSVLNAGVVGIICQVLFHLGKL